In Lewinellaceae bacterium, a single window of DNA contains:
- a CDS encoding 2Fe-2S iron-sulfur cluster binding domain-containing protein, with the protein MKANTNFLAANNPEDTAACTPGQACKVEYSALRQTILIEDPNMTLLEAAVKNRIPHMQECGGNGRCTTCRVKILEGHQNVAPRNELESRLAKLRGWDPSVRLACQTKVIGPVKLERQIKTFSEISRLQEEMVKSGKGEEKELAILFCDMRNFTPFVEGNMAYDVVHILNRFFSALGEAILMNNGLIYQYVGDEIVGVFGLDSSDKMHSCLAAMRAALGMKAALEVLNQDIRKEFGIHIEVGIGVHFGPVIVGKVGHPSHQQFGIIGDAANVASRVQSANKDLQTTILATDNFLCQLPRGTAKVGRAEKVHLKGKGGATQLFELTGFRKEDDLFLVQKTTGALFSDEGAFAHEFYARLFAAAPEAQQMFQGNMERQGYLMGHMLKGAIYALSRPRNVALGFRELGRRHVHYGVREEHYLLVRSALIDTLKARLKEDYSDRIRVAWERMFDLAFKFMKEGASGKNRTEAVKKEPVSV; encoded by the coding sequence ATGAAGGCCAACACTAATTTTCTTGCTGCAAACAACCCTGAAGATACTGCTGCCTGCACGCCAGGCCAGGCCTGCAAAGTAGAATACAGCGCTCTGCGGCAAACGATCCTGATAGAAGACCCCAATATGACGCTGTTGGAGGCTGCTGTGAAAAACAGGATACCTCACATGCAGGAATGCGGCGGCAATGGTCGCTGCACCACCTGCCGGGTAAAAATACTGGAGGGGCATCAAAACGTAGCGCCAAGGAATGAGTTGGAAAGCCGCCTGGCAAAGCTCCGGGGCTGGGACCCCTCGGTTAGGTTAGCCTGCCAGACAAAGGTAATTGGCCCGGTGAAACTGGAGCGCCAGATCAAGACCTTCTCGGAGATAAGCCGCCTGCAGGAAGAAATGGTGAAATCCGGAAAAGGAGAAGAGAAGGAACTGGCTATTCTGTTTTGCGACATGCGCAATTTCACGCCCTTTGTAGAGGGCAATATGGCCTACGATGTCGTGCACATCCTGAACCGCTTTTTCTCGGCCCTGGGAGAAGCCATACTGATGAACAATGGCCTCATCTATCAATATGTCGGCGATGAAATCGTAGGCGTTTTCGGCCTCGACAGTTCCGACAAGATGCACAGTTGCCTCGCTGCCATGCGGGCCGCGCTGGGCATGAAAGCTGCACTGGAAGTATTGAATCAGGATATTCGTAAAGAGTTCGGCATCCACATAGAAGTTGGCATCGGCGTCCACTTTGGGCCGGTGATCGTAGGCAAGGTAGGGCATCCGAGCCATCAGCAGTTCGGCATTATCGGCGATGCGGCCAATGTGGCCAGCCGGGTTCAGTCGGCGAATAAAGACTTGCAAACCACCATTCTGGCCACCGACAATTTTCTCTGCCAGCTACCAAGAGGCACAGCAAAAGTCGGCAGGGCCGAAAAAGTACACCTGAAGGGCAAAGGCGGCGCCACCCAGTTGTTCGAGCTGACGGGCTTCCGGAAAGAAGATGACTTGTTCCTGGTTCAGAAAACGACAGGGGCCCTCTTCAGCGACGAAGGCGCTTTCGCCCATGAATTTTATGCTCGCCTTTTTGCCGCGGCGCCGGAGGCGCAGCAGATGTTCCAGGGAAATATGGAAAGGCAGGGCTACCTCATGGGCCACATGCTCAAAGGCGCTATTTACGCGCTCAGCCGCCCCAGGAATGTAGCGCTTGGCTTTCGCGAGCTGGGCCGCCGCCACGTCCATTATGGAGTCCGGGAAGAGCATTACCTGCTGGTGCGTTCGGCCTTGATCGATACCCTGAAAGCCCGGCTGAAGGAGGATTATTCCGACCGGATCAGGGTGGCCTGGGAACGCATGTTCGACCTGGCATTCAAATTTATGAAAGAAGGAGCTTCGGGGAAAAATCGTACCGAAGCCGTTAAAAAAGAACCGGTCAGCGTGTAA